Proteins co-encoded in one Arachis stenosperma cultivar V10309 chromosome 7, arast.V10309.gnm1.PFL2, whole genome shotgun sequence genomic window:
- the LOC130939428 gene encoding uncharacterized protein LOC130939428, which translates to MNNYVLCRFRKNNIKPRQKRRKPVAPETVATVIPNANDYVGIVEFVKQSENGDERMEIQNKSANQSRNNGDKKIDEIQRKLTNQLENNNGDEKIDEFQKELTNQLENNKDEIKVDALVTTIGIEANCDEMKDGDDDEDHKDKTWPEFFAMQLIEVNKDWFIPNDDVPLIPNKFHNDTLKRFKKVL; encoded by the exons ATGAATAATTATGTTTTATGCAGATTTAGAAAGAATAACATTAAACCTCGTCAAAAGAGAAGGAAACCTGTGGCTCCTGAAACTGTGGCTACTGTAATACCG AATGCCAATGATTATGTTGGGATAGTAGAATTTGTTAAACAATCAGAGAATGGAGATGAAAGGATGGAGATTCAAAATAAATCAGCAAACCAATCACGCAATAATGGAGATAAAAAGATTGATGAGATTCAGAGAAAACTAACAAATCAATTAGAGAATAATAATGGAGATGAAAAGATTGATGAGTTTCAGAAAGAACTAACAAATCAATTAGAGAATAATAAGGATGAAATAAAGGTTGATGCTTTGGTTACTACTATTGGAATTGAGGCAAACTGTGACGAAATgaaagatggtgatgatgatgaagatcaCAAGGATAAGACATGGCCAGAGTTTTTTGCAATGCAATTGATAGAAGTTAACAAAGATTGGTTCATCCCAAACGATGATGTCCCCCTAATTCCAAATAAATTTCACAATGACACGTTAAAGAGGTTTAAAAAAGTTTTGTGA
- the LOC130942057 gene encoding uncharacterized protein LOC130942057 isoform X1, with product MQDPSTIMASTTLLKAISFPHSNALELACKIYSPRTLKAVAIENPNDADQAAEIVLSELHRDLILPLPWKRKGLGGIYERDVVFATAIEDFGSDHNDFHFAALGDKHYILSFSTTTKDLSFNTKLNCEPLI from the exons ATGCAAGATCCATCCACCATCATGGCTAGTACCACTCTTCTCAAAGCGATATCGTTTCCTCATTCCAATGCGCTG GAGCTTGCTTGCAAGATATATTCCCCCAG AACACTTAAGGCGGTGGCTATTGAAAATCCAAATGATGCTGATCAAGCTGCTGAAATTGTTCTCAGTGAATTGCACAGAGACTTAATATTGCCACTACCATGGAAGAG aAAAGGATTAGGAGGCATATATGAAAGGGACGTGGTATTCGCTACTGCCATTGAAGATTTTGGAAGTGACCATAATGATTTTCATTTTGCTGCTTTAGGAGATAAACATTATATTCTTTCTTTCTCAACTACAACTAAAGATCTTTCTTTCAATACTAAATTAAATTGTGAACCTTTGATATAA
- the LOC130942057 gene encoding uncharacterized protein LOC130942057 isoform X2, with protein sequence MQDPSTIMASTTLLKAISFPHSNALELACKIYSPRTLKAVAIENPNDADQAAEIVLSELHRDLILPLPWKSFQKRIRRHI encoded by the exons ATGCAAGATCCATCCACCATCATGGCTAGTACCACTCTTCTCAAAGCGATATCGTTTCCTCATTCCAATGCGCTG GAGCTTGCTTGCAAGATATATTCCCCCAG AACACTTAAGGCGGTGGCTATTGAAAATCCAAATGATGCTGATCAAGCTGCTGAAATTGTTCTCAGTGAATTGCACAGAGACTTAATATTGCCACTACCATGGAAGAG ttttcagaAAAGGATTAGGAGGCATATATGA